From a single Rhodococcus qingshengii JCM 15477 genomic region:
- a CDS encoding carboxyl transferase domain-containing protein, which yields MNRLTARDLLDLVIDAGTWESWDTPPIPVATDSDYAEALLRAQEKTGLDESVLTGSASVRGRRVAIIVCEFGFLGGSIGVAAGERLVVSIRRATQEQLPLLALPTSGGTRMQEGTTAFLQMVKITAALIKHKEAHLPYIVYLRNPTTGGVFASWGSLGHVTIAEPGALVGFLGPRVFETLYNSPFPAGVQTAENLHEHGLIDAVRPPDQLAEIVERALRIITGAHRGYLLPSDPCSYDCPPDTSAWESVVASRREDRPGIREVLLNSASDMLPLNGTGQGENDPGIMLALVRFGDMPCVLLGQDRRGQTAHSPLGPGALREARRGMRLAAELDLPLVTIIDTAGAALSKEAEEGGLAGEIARCIADMISLEVPTISLLLGQGTGGGALALIPADRVLAARHGWLSPLPPEGASAIMFHDVTHAPDMAASQGIRSFDLLAGGIVDRVIPEFPDAADESAAFCTRVGAVLHYELSVLSATDATERLNTRTERIDRIGLVEASTSV from the coding sequence ATGAACCGCCTGACGGCTCGCGACTTGCTCGACCTGGTGATCGATGCCGGCACCTGGGAGTCGTGGGATACCCCTCCGATTCCCGTCGCGACCGACTCCGATTACGCCGAAGCACTTCTGCGGGCCCAGGAGAAGACCGGACTCGACGAGTCCGTCCTGACCGGAAGCGCCTCCGTCCGAGGCCGCCGTGTGGCAATCATCGTCTGCGAGTTCGGTTTTCTCGGTGGTTCGATCGGCGTGGCGGCGGGAGAACGCCTCGTCGTCTCCATCCGTCGAGCCACCCAAGAGCAGCTGCCCCTTCTTGCGCTTCCCACGTCCGGGGGAACGCGTATGCAGGAGGGGACGACGGCGTTTTTGCAGATGGTCAAGATCACCGCGGCGCTCATCAAGCACAAAGAAGCGCACCTGCCCTACATCGTCTATCTCCGAAACCCCACCACCGGAGGCGTATTCGCGTCCTGGGGATCACTCGGTCACGTGACGATCGCGGAACCGGGGGCCCTCGTCGGATTCCTCGGCCCTCGAGTGTTCGAGACCTTGTACAACTCACCTTTCCCCGCCGGTGTCCAGACAGCGGAGAACCTTCACGAGCACGGACTCATCGATGCAGTGAGGCCGCCAGACCAGCTCGCCGAAATCGTCGAACGCGCATTGCGCATCATCACCGGGGCGCATCGTGGGTACTTATTGCCCAGTGACCCGTGCTCGTACGATTGCCCACCCGATACGTCGGCGTGGGAATCCGTCGTCGCATCCCGGCGCGAAGACCGACCGGGGATACGGGAAGTGTTGCTCAATTCCGCCTCGGACATGCTCCCGCTCAACGGAACCGGCCAAGGCGAGAACGATCCCGGCATCATGCTCGCGCTCGTTCGCTTCGGCGACATGCCCTGCGTCCTTCTCGGACAGGACCGGCGCGGACAGACTGCTCACTCCCCACTCGGCCCCGGCGCTCTGCGGGAGGCTCGGCGAGGTATGCGGCTGGCCGCAGAACTCGACCTGCCGCTGGTGACGATCATCGACACAGCGGGCGCGGCACTGTCGAAGGAGGCCGAAGAAGGCGGACTGGCGGGCGAGATCGCTCGGTGCATAGCCGACATGATTTCACTCGAGGTCCCCACCATTTCCCTCCTGCTCGGGCAGGGCACGGGCGGCGGCGCCCTGGCACTGATTCCGGCCGATCGAGTGCTGGCGGCCCGCCACGGTTGGCTCTCGCCCTTACCTCCCGAAGGTGCGAGCGCGATCATGTTCCACGACGTCACGCACGCGCCGGACATGGCAGCCAGTCAAGGGATCAGGTCCTTCGATCTGCTCGCGGGCGGCATCGTCGATCGGGTCATCCCCGAATTTCCCGATGCCGCGGACGAATCCGCCGCCTTCTGCACTCGCGTCGGAGCGGTACTGCACTACGAGCTGAGCGTGCTCAGTGCTACCGATGCGACTGAACGGCTCAACACCCGCACCGAACGCATCGACCGTATCGGCCTGGTCGAAGCCAGTACCTCCGTCTGA
- a CDS encoding uracil-xanthine permease family protein codes for MPIWTLHGDGKNIRPGEVVAPGERLSWGRTIGLGSQHVVSMFGATFVFPIIMGLNPQLAVMMSGFCTLFFLLVVKGRIPSYLGTSAAFVGGIAAIRAQGGTSAEVTGAILVSGLVLAAIGIAIHFLGGRVVFKVLPPVVTGAVVMLIGFNLAPVVAGLYWPQDQWVALIVMVALIVMSIALRGFMARIAIFLALIFGYVLSWILDRVSGTITSYDAGTGQITEHFRVNWDSVQSASWFGLPPFSDEANGIVGIHAPSFSLTFIILVLPGVIALIAENAGHVKAVAEMTGDDLDPYMGRALAGDGFATAIASSVGGSPTTTYAENIGVMAATRVYSTAAYAVAGIVAMMLGFSPKFGAVISATPGGVLGGITVVLYGMIGLLGAKIWKENGVDFGNPLNLMPIAAGLIIGIGDTALKFSDTFSLSGIALGTIVVIGMYHLCQFIGSKNPELNAKNPEPNKPDSKTPGGDREEPAKQLT; via the coding sequence ATGCCGATTTGGACGTTGCACGGAGATGGAAAGAACATCAGACCGGGTGAAGTGGTCGCTCCCGGCGAGCGGCTCAGCTGGGGAAGAACCATCGGGCTGGGCAGCCAGCACGTGGTGTCGATGTTCGGCGCGACGTTCGTCTTCCCGATCATCATGGGGCTCAATCCTCAACTTGCCGTGATGATGTCGGGCTTTTGTACGCTCTTCTTCCTGCTGGTGGTCAAGGGACGCATTCCTAGCTACCTCGGTACGTCGGCGGCCTTTGTCGGCGGTATCGCCGCCATTCGTGCCCAAGGCGGAACGTCCGCAGAGGTGACCGGCGCGATCCTGGTGTCCGGACTGGTCCTGGCAGCCATCGGTATCGCGATCCACTTCCTCGGTGGCCGGGTCGTATTCAAGGTTCTTCCCCCGGTGGTGACCGGCGCAGTGGTGATGCTGATCGGATTCAACCTGGCACCCGTCGTCGCGGGGCTGTACTGGCCACAGGACCAGTGGGTGGCTCTGATCGTCATGGTGGCCCTGATCGTCATGAGTATCGCGCTACGAGGCTTCATGGCGCGCATCGCCATCTTCCTGGCGCTGATCTTCGGTTACGTCCTCTCCTGGATCCTCGACCGGGTCTCGGGGACGATCACCTCCTACGACGCAGGCACCGGTCAGATCACCGAGCACTTCCGCGTCAACTGGGATTCGGTGCAGTCGGCGTCGTGGTTCGGCCTTCCCCCGTTCTCGGACGAGGCCAACGGAATCGTCGGCATCCACGCTCCGTCGTTCAGCCTCACGTTCATCATCCTGGTCCTTCCGGGTGTCATCGCGTTGATCGCGGAGAACGCGGGCCACGTCAAGGCCGTGGCCGAGATGACCGGGGACGACCTCGACCCGTACATGGGACGTGCGCTCGCCGGTGACGGTTTCGCCACCGCTATCGCCAGCAGCGTCGGCGGTTCGCCCACCACGACGTACGCCGAGAACATTGGTGTCATGGCAGCGACCCGTGTGTACTCCACCGCCGCCTACGCGGTTGCCGGCATCGTCGCCATGATGCTCGGCTTCTCCCCCAAGTTCGGTGCCGTCATCTCGGCGACGCCCGGCGGTGTTCTCGGCGGAATCACCGTGGTGCTCTACGGCATGATCGGTCTGCTCGGCGCGAAGATCTGGAAGGAGAACGGCGTCGACTTCGGCAATCCGCTCAACCTCATGCCGATCGCGGCCGGCCTCATCATCGGTATCGGCGACACGGCTCTGAAGTTCAGTGACACGTTCTCGCTCAGCGGGATCGCGCTCGGCACCATCGTCGTGATCGGGATGTACCACCTGTGCCAGTTCATCGGTTCGAAGAACCCGGAACTGAATGCGAAGAATCCGGAACCGAACAAGCCGGATTCGAAGACTCCCGGCGGCGATCGGGAGGAACCCGCCAAGCAACTCACGTGA
- a CDS encoding PucR family transcriptional regulator, with amino-acid sequence MANPAVPASEVNAVLSELLRTQLLPGVRKVAGGCEDPTVARVGFMAVPDIGPWLRHGQLLITTPETLARVTETFKAFVGRLSTRGVAALAVQFGADGDTLAPELVDAAESAGFPLLVFHGACDHPAARDREQTESAQIDAMFGAERLRRLLVDVVMGGGGLPQLTEVIAREMKGAALITTSDGREICRAGDAAERKHLSACPAVDSTGRLRTDTVEGGLGLHEFDGQFIAVSAISANHIDHGRLALFTGERVMTSYDQYLVERAASVCALVITREQAVASVEERHRANFVHDLLLGRAGDHDHVVSHAKTFGWDFDRPLVIVSIEPDPIDEPASAAPARLPVVDRQAMAFSGAIAHRDPGAAVTALTGETVIVMGVGTDTMALVRDLVTVVRGEGGGGRRPFSVGVSRPTAAIDAVPALYSQARTALTVGRRISGPWTVTQFDDLGVYRLLSLVEDENELETFARETLRELTEETAEAQDMRKTLEVLLATNINIAETARKLHFHYNTLRYRVVKLEKMLGPFTAQPELRLDLSLALKITAMRGINH; translated from the coding sequence GTGGCAAACCCGGCCGTACCGGCATCCGAGGTGAATGCTGTTCTCTCCGAACTTCTTCGAACCCAGCTCCTTCCTGGTGTTCGAAAGGTCGCCGGCGGCTGCGAAGACCCGACGGTAGCCCGGGTGGGATTCATGGCGGTTCCGGACATCGGACCGTGGCTGCGGCACGGACAGTTGCTGATCACCACGCCGGAAACCCTCGCCAGGGTCACCGAAACCTTCAAAGCATTTGTCGGACGGTTGTCGACGCGAGGTGTTGCGGCACTTGCCGTCCAATTCGGCGCAGACGGGGACACTCTCGCGCCGGAGCTGGTCGACGCGGCCGAAAGCGCCGGCTTCCCGCTCCTGGTTTTTCACGGTGCGTGTGATCACCCTGCGGCGAGAGACCGTGAGCAGACGGAGTCGGCCCAGATCGACGCCATGTTCGGGGCCGAGCGCTTGCGACGGCTGCTGGTCGACGTCGTGATGGGCGGCGGCGGCCTCCCGCAATTGACCGAAGTCATCGCTCGGGAGATGAAGGGCGCTGCCCTGATCACCACCTCGGACGGACGCGAGATCTGCCGCGCCGGGGACGCCGCGGAGCGCAAGCATCTGTCTGCCTGTCCCGCCGTCGATTCCACCGGTCGTCTGCGGACCGACACCGTCGAGGGCGGATTGGGTCTGCACGAGTTCGACGGTCAATTCATCGCGGTGTCCGCGATTTCCGCCAATCACATCGACCACGGGCGTCTCGCGTTGTTCACCGGTGAGCGCGTGATGACGAGTTACGACCAGTACCTGGTCGAGCGGGCCGCGTCGGTGTGTGCGTTGGTCATCACCCGCGAACAAGCCGTGGCGTCGGTGGAGGAACGCCATCGCGCCAACTTCGTTCACGACCTGCTCCTCGGTCGGGCCGGGGACCACGATCACGTTGTCTCCCATGCCAAGACATTCGGTTGGGACTTCGACCGCCCGCTGGTGATCGTCTCGATCGAGCCGGACCCGATCGACGAACCGGCCTCTGCGGCGCCCGCTCGGCTGCCCGTCGTCGATCGCCAGGCGATGGCGTTCTCCGGCGCGATCGCCCACCGCGATCCCGGTGCGGCGGTGACCGCGCTGACGGGCGAGACGGTGATCGTGATGGGCGTCGGCACCGACACGATGGCATTGGTGCGGGACCTCGTCACGGTCGTTCGCGGTGAAGGTGGCGGCGGGAGAAGGCCGTTCAGTGTCGGGGTGTCCCGGCCGACAGCGGCGATCGACGCCGTTCCGGCGCTCTACAGTCAGGCGCGCACCGCACTGACCGTCGGACGCCGGATCTCCGGTCCGTGGACGGTGACTCAGTTCGACGATCTCGGTGTGTACAGACTGCTCAGTCTGGTCGAGGACGAAAACGAGCTGGAGACGTTCGCGCGGGAGACACTGCGGGAACTGACGGAGGAAACTGCCGAAGCGCAGGACATGCGCAAGACATTGGAAGTCTTGCTCGCGACCAACATCAACATCGCCGAGACAGCGCGCAAGCTCCACTTCCATTACAACACACTGCGTTACAGGGTCGTTAAGCTGGAGAAAATGCTTGGACCCTTCACGGCGCAACCCGAGCTCCGGCTGGATCTGTCTCTAGCACTGAAGATAACCGCGATGCGCGGCATCAATCACTAA
- a CDS encoding XdhC family protein, which translates to MRDISTQLAQWHARGEDFALATVVRTWRSSPRMPGASMAVSRSGEVVGSVSGGCIESALYEIAQEVLADGTSRVEVFSVSDDDAIGVGLTCGGTIEVFVQAVGADFVEFGQVCERIEADTPVVVVTEVRPGAPARHLVVEHGRRSGDLDATEDEVSILLRTMDTGESVAFVAPAGTLIDSQHDLLVEIFAPLPRMYVFGAIDFAASMCTLGAFAGYRVTVVDARPVFATRARFPDAHDLVVMWPHKFLETAPIDNKTVLAVLTHDEKFDIPLLEIALRSPAAYVGAMGSRATHERRVALLKERGVTDVELGRLHSPIGLDLGARTPEETAVSILAEMTKTLRNASGLELRDLQGPIHPPPQENPTALHRTA; encoded by the coding sequence ATGCGCGACATTTCCACTCAGCTGGCGCAGTGGCACGCCCGCGGCGAGGATTTTGCACTGGCGACGGTTGTCCGTACCTGGCGATCCTCACCGCGCATGCCCGGTGCTTCGATGGCCGTCTCACGCTCCGGCGAGGTGGTCGGCAGCGTCTCGGGCGGGTGTATCGAGAGTGCACTGTACGAGATCGCCCAGGAGGTTCTCGCCGACGGCACCAGTCGCGTCGAGGTCTTCAGCGTCTCCGACGACGACGCCATCGGAGTAGGGCTGACCTGCGGCGGAACCATCGAAGTGTTCGTCCAGGCCGTCGGAGCCGATTTCGTCGAGTTCGGTCAGGTTTGTGAACGGATCGAGGCCGATACGCCCGTCGTCGTGGTCACCGAAGTGCGTCCGGGAGCACCGGCACGGCACCTCGTCGTCGAGCACGGCCGACGCAGCGGAGATCTGGATGCCACGGAGGACGAGGTGTCCATCCTGCTGCGCACGATGGACACCGGTGAGTCCGTCGCTTTTGTCGCGCCGGCGGGAACTCTCATCGATTCGCAGCACGACCTGCTGGTCGAGATCTTCGCGCCACTACCGCGGATGTACGTGTTCGGGGCCATCGACTTCGCGGCCTCGATGTGTACGTTGGGCGCCTTTGCGGGTTATCGCGTGACCGTCGTGGACGCACGGCCGGTCTTCGCGACACGGGCGCGCTTCCCCGACGCCCACGATCTGGTCGTCATGTGGCCACACAAGTTCCTCGAAACCGCACCGATCGACAACAAAACCGTCCTGGCCGTGCTCACGCACGACGAGAAGTTCGACATCCCCCTGCTCGAGATCGCGCTGCGTTCGCCGGCTGCGTACGTCGGCGCGATGGGAAGTCGTGCGACGCATGAGCGTCGGGTGGCGCTGTTGAAGGAGCGAGGCGTCACCGACGTCGAGTTGGGGCGTCTGCACTCACCGATCGGGTTGGATCTCGGCGCGAGGACACCTGAGGAGACTGCAGTGTCGATCCTCGCCGAGATGACCAAGACCCTGCGCAATGCCTCCGGTTTGGAACTGCGGGATCTGCAGGGGCCGATCCACCCGCCACCTCAGGAGAATCCGACCGCCCTGCATCGAACGGCCTGA
- a CDS encoding CaiB/BaiF CoA transferase family protein encodes MDQLLSGIKVLDLTRALAGPLCTSLLSDFGADVVKVETRGSGDSSRQWPPFDGDRSLYFASVNRGKRSIAIDMRSDRGRKLLRSLALDADVLVENFRPGVLADMGLDPDSLEQENPGLVVMSISGFGPVGPDQFAPGLDQVAQGMSGLMSVTGAGEQTPMRVGIPIIDTVSGIYAALGITAALASRGRDGRGHRVQTSLLESAISIMTFQAQDYLSTGRVSTPNGNTHPTITPYGAFDTADFPINIATGSDKHWIALCSVLGDPELAFRTEYATGKERLAHRDQLTKELEDLLTTKGAAQWISEIRGAGIPCGPIHSIDQVFSDPQVEALQMVEQTQSADGTSIPVVRGPFWVDGKTLPVRNAPPMTLGGDADDVLTDFGLRPEEIEDLRANSVI; translated from the coding sequence ATGGACCAATTGCTCAGCGGTATCAAAGTTCTCGACCTCACCCGTGCTCTCGCGGGCCCTCTGTGCACGTCGCTGCTCTCGGACTTCGGCGCCGACGTGGTCAAGGTCGAAACCCGTGGCTCCGGCGACAGTTCACGTCAGTGGCCGCCGTTCGACGGCGATCGAAGCCTCTACTTCGCTTCCGTGAACCGCGGCAAACGGTCGATCGCCATCGACATGCGCAGTGACCGCGGGCGGAAACTGCTTCGCAGCCTGGCCCTCGACGCAGATGTGCTGGTCGAGAACTTCCGTCCGGGAGTACTGGCCGACATGGGGCTCGATCCCGACTCGCTCGAGCAGGAGAATCCCGGGCTCGTCGTGATGAGCATCAGTGGTTTCGGCCCGGTGGGCCCGGACCAGTTCGCGCCCGGACTCGATCAGGTGGCCCAGGGTATGTCCGGGCTGATGTCGGTCACCGGTGCCGGGGAACAGACCCCGATGCGGGTCGGTATCCCCATCATCGACACGGTCTCGGGCATCTACGCAGCGCTGGGCATCACGGCGGCGCTTGCCTCTCGCGGTCGCGACGGTCGTGGGCACCGCGTGCAGACCTCGTTGCTGGAATCCGCGATCTCGATCATGACCTTCCAGGCGCAGGACTACCTGAGCACCGGGCGGGTTTCGACGCCGAACGGCAATACGCACCCGACGATCACGCCGTACGGCGCTTTCGACACTGCCGACTTCCCGATCAACATTGCGACCGGCTCGGACAAGCACTGGATCGCACTGTGCTCGGTACTCGGTGACCCCGAGCTCGCCTTCCGTACCGAATATGCCACGGGTAAAGAACGTTTGGCGCACCGAGACCAACTGACCAAAGAACTCGAGGACCTACTGACCACGAAGGGCGCGGCGCAATGGATCTCCGAGATCCGCGGTGCCGGAATCCCCTGCGGCCCCATCCATTCGATCGATCAGGTGTTCTCCGACCCGCAAGTCGAGGCATTGCAGATGGTCGAGCAGACCCAGAGCGCCGACGGAACGTCGATTCCCGTTGTCCGCGGACCGTTCTGGGTGGACGGCAAGACCCTTCCCGTCAGGAATGCGCCACCCATGACTCTCGGCGGTGACGCCGACGACGTACTCACCGACTTCGGCCTGCGCCCGGAGGAGATCGAGGATCTTCGCGCAAATTCGGTGATCTGA
- a CDS encoding TetR/AcrR family transcriptional regulator, translating into MPRPRVHDLDTLLDAAEKLAATAGPSAVTVRAVSDATGVSNGAIYHAFGSRSGLVGSAWLRAARRFLALQQSRVDDALADPSPTSAVSAVVAAAEVPAVFALDYPQSALLLLTIQRDELLGTDVPADIAEQLTQLDRSLVELFIRLSTALWGRKDGRAVEAIEACVVGLPTGLLIHPAKRADGWRVPDAAARARLDAAVRAVLHLDPPLPKPRNRKGQS; encoded by the coding sequence ATGCCTCGGCCACGCGTCCACGACCTCGACACCCTGCTCGACGCTGCCGAAAAACTTGCCGCCACTGCCGGGCCGAGCGCTGTCACGGTCCGGGCAGTCTCCGACGCCACCGGTGTATCCAACGGGGCGATCTATCACGCATTCGGCTCTCGCAGTGGACTGGTCGGTAGCGCGTGGCTGCGTGCTGCGCGACGATTTCTCGCGCTTCAACAATCGAGAGTGGACGACGCTCTCGCGGACCCGTCGCCGACTTCGGCGGTTTCCGCCGTCGTCGCGGCCGCCGAAGTTCCGGCCGTCTTCGCGCTCGACTACCCACAATCCGCGTTGCTGCTGTTGACGATCCAGCGCGACGAACTGCTCGGCACCGACGTCCCTGCCGACATCGCCGAGCAACTCACACAACTCGACCGGTCTCTGGTCGAGTTGTTCATCCGGTTGTCGACCGCGCTCTGGGGCCGCAAGGACGGCAGAGCCGTCGAGGCAATCGAGGCCTGTGTTGTCGGCCTGCCTACCGGATTACTCATTCATCCCGCCAAACGCGCCGACGGTTGGCGAGTCCCCGACGCCGCAGCACGCGCGCGGTTGGATGCCGCCGTTCGAGCGGTTCTGCATCTCGACCCACCACTGCCCAAGCCACGCAACAGGAAAGGCCAATCATGA
- a CDS encoding enoyl-CoA hydratase-related protein, giving the protein MTATLRFEDKIAVLDLGEDENRFSPEWLDSVDKLLDQALSESAHALVTTATGKFYSNGLDLDWLGANGDKAKWYVQQVQSLFARMLTFPMPTVAAINGHAFGAGAMLGIAHDYRVMRDDRGYYCFPEVDINIPFTEGMAALIQAKLSPASAIVAMTTGRRYGGSDAFAAGLVDFTASVDALTAKAIEMVAPIGPKNAGTLGAIKSTMFASVVTALNTDG; this is encoded by the coding sequence ATGACCGCAACTCTGCGCTTCGAAGACAAGATCGCCGTTCTCGATCTCGGCGAGGACGAGAATCGATTCTCGCCGGAGTGGCTCGATTCCGTCGACAAGCTACTCGACCAGGCTTTGAGCGAAAGCGCACATGCCCTGGTCACCACGGCGACGGGCAAGTTCTACTCCAACGGACTCGACCTCGACTGGCTGGGCGCGAACGGCGACAAGGCGAAGTGGTATGTGCAGCAGGTGCAGTCGCTGTTCGCCCGGATGCTGACGTTCCCGATGCCCACCGTCGCGGCGATCAACGGCCACGCCTTCGGAGCCGGCGCCATGCTCGGCATCGCGCACGATTACCGCGTCATGCGCGATGATCGCGGCTACTACTGCTTCCCGGAGGTGGACATCAACATCCCCTTCACCGAAGGAATGGCAGCTCTCATCCAGGCCAAACTCAGCCCGGCGTCGGCAATCGTCGCCATGACCACGGGGCGGCGATACGGCGGAAGTGACGCATTCGCAGCCGGTTTGGTGGACTTCACCGCATCCGTCGACGCTTTGACCGCCAAGGCCATCGAAATGGTTGCACCGATCGGCCCGAAGAATGCGGGCACACTGGGGGCAATCAAGTCGACGATGTTCGCTTCAGTGGTCACCGCTCTGAACACCGACGGCTAG
- a CDS encoding amidase, which yields MSRESWVGRDARSIAEAVRSGQASARTIVEDHLARVDECNDELNALVTVCAEEARTAADALDERRLLGETLGPLAGVPFTVKDLIATAGVRTTAGSRTLADNVPAVDAPAVAAFKAAGAILIGKTNTPEFGACGLTRNELFGTTASPVRPDGVVRSPGGSSGGESASVAAGMSVLGLGTDFGGSVRWPAHCTGLTSVRPTLGRVDPEGQYPGVLSDGRVLANPATMHGTIQTIGPLARNLGDAALALRVLSMPHFSWSEPDSVDVDDLDIRWATGEGTIPVDEEIRSAVRTVAISLDASEYDGLALPRANALFGALRSVETHADIHSLAAGSAHSFDADITAMLAAGRDRSSAEVEALWADRAMLIAEFLDEMGDVLILPVASVLAPPLGVESFEVGGRKLTWMDALASCRAISVLGLPSVVVPVGLSRNGLPVGVQVVARPFHEHVALSVAARITSNAQALV from the coding sequence ATGAGTCGTGAGAGCTGGGTGGGCCGTGATGCCCGATCCATCGCCGAGGCCGTGCGGTCGGGTCAGGCGTCGGCGCGGACCATCGTCGAAGACCACCTCGCACGGGTCGACGAATGCAATGACGAACTCAACGCACTGGTCACCGTGTGCGCCGAGGAGGCTCGCACGGCCGCGGATGCCCTGGACGAACGACGCCTTCTCGGTGAGACACTCGGCCCCCTTGCCGGGGTTCCGTTCACGGTCAAGGACCTGATCGCCACTGCCGGCGTGCGCACCACTGCCGGTTCTCGCACTCTGGCGGACAACGTCCCGGCCGTCGACGCCCCGGCCGTCGCGGCATTCAAGGCTGCCGGTGCGATTCTGATCGGCAAGACCAACACCCCGGAATTCGGCGCGTGCGGCCTGACTCGAAACGAACTGTTCGGAACCACGGCCAGTCCGGTGCGACCGGACGGCGTCGTCCGGTCCCCCGGCGGGTCGAGTGGCGGCGAGTCCGCGTCGGTTGCTGCCGGAATGAGCGTGCTCGGACTCGGTACGGATTTTGGTGGCTCGGTGCGTTGGCCCGCCCACTGCACCGGCCTCACTTCGGTTCGCCCGACGCTCGGACGTGTCGATCCGGAAGGTCAGTATCCAGGCGTGCTTTCGGATGGACGGGTACTCGCCAACCCTGCGACGATGCACGGCACGATCCAGACCATCGGCCCACTGGCCCGCAACCTCGGTGATGCGGCGCTTGCGTTGCGCGTCCTGTCGATGCCGCATTTCTCGTGGAGCGAGCCTGATTCGGTCGACGTCGATGACCTCGACATCCGCTGGGCCACCGGCGAGGGAACGATTCCCGTCGACGAAGAAATCCGGTCAGCGGTTCGGACGGTGGCGATCAGCCTGGACGCGAGCGAGTACGACGGTCTGGCTCTGCCGCGGGCCAACGCGCTTTTCGGCGCGTTGCGATCGGTCGAGACCCACGCGGACATCCACTCTCTCGCCGCAGGTTCAGCGCACTCTTTCGACGCGGACATCACCGCCATGCTTGCGGCAGGCCGTGATCGCAGTTCCGCCGAGGTGGAAGCGCTGTGGGCGGATCGTGCGATGTTGATCGCCGAATTCCTCGACGAGATGGGCGACGTCCTGATTCTGCCGGTTGCGTCGGTGCTCGCTCCGCCGCTCGGTGTGGAGAGCTTCGAGGTGGGCGGTCGCAAACTCACGTGGATGGACGCGCTCGCGAGTTGCCGGGCGATCAGTGTGCTCGGCCTTCCGTCGGTCGTGGTTCCGGTAGGACTCTCCCGCAACGGTTTACCGGTCGGAGTGCAAGTGGTGGCCCGGCCGTTCCACGAGCATGTTGCGCTGTCCGTGGCGGCGCGAATCACGTCGAATGCGCAAGCTCTAGTCTGA
- a CDS encoding ArsR/SmtB family transcription factor encodes MEDATTEWETAFKALANPMRVQILQWLKDPGSFPPQLEPAEEVGVCLKHIQARAKVSQSTASQYMAALQAADLVTTTRIGQWRHYKRNEQQIEKLAAFIKQGL; translated from the coding sequence ATGGAAGACGCAACAACCGAGTGGGAAACGGCGTTCAAGGCGCTGGCCAACCCGATGCGTGTGCAAATCCTGCAGTGGTTGAAAGACCCCGGGAGCTTTCCCCCTCAGCTCGAGCCTGCTGAGGAGGTCGGAGTGTGCCTCAAGCACATTCAAGCGAGGGCGAAGGTGTCGCAATCGACGGCGTCTCAGTACATGGCCGCACTCCAGGCCGCGGATCTGGTGACCACCACACGAATCGGTCAGTGGCGGCATTACAAGCGAAACGAGCAACAGATCGAGAAGCTTGCTGCATTCATCAAGCAGGGTTTGTAG